Proteins from one Hydrogenivirga caldilitoris genomic window:
- a CDS encoding UDP-glucuronic acid decarboxylase family protein: MRVLITGAAGFIGSHLCERFLRNGHEVIGLDNFLTGSPDNIAHLFENPSFTFIKYDVTNFVYVEGELDLILHFACPASPVDYLNHPIHTMKVDSLGTLHTLGLAKLKGARYVFASTSEVYGNPTLHPQPETYWGNVNPIGPRSVYDEAKRFSEALTMAYHREHGIDVRIARIFNTYGPRMRMNDGRVVPNFITQALMGKPLTVYGDGSQTRSFCYIDDLVEGIYRLATYKDLAGEVFNLGNPEEYSVLELAKLVIELTGSGSEIVFRERPVDDPDRRKPDITKARRILEWEPRTPVREGLVKTIEWFRDKI, translated from the coding sequence ATGCGTGTACTCATAACCGGAGCTGCTGGCTTCATAGGTTCCCATCTCTGTGAGAGGTTTTTAAGAAACGGTCATGAGGTGATAGGACTGGACAACTTTTTAACTGGTTCTCCCGATAATATAGCTCACCTCTTTGAGAATCCCAGCTTCACCTTTATAAAGTACGATGTCACCAATTTCGTTTACGTTGAGGGTGAGCTTGACCTGATACTCCATTTTGCCTGCCCAGCTTCACCCGTTGATTACCTGAACCATCCCATACACACCATGAAGGTTGACTCCCTCGGAACTCTCCATACCCTCGGACTGGCCAAGCTCAAAGGTGCCCGCTACGTTTTTGCCTCAACTTCCGAGGTTTACGGAAACCCAACCCTGCATCCTCAACCTGAGACTTACTGGGGAAACGTAAACCCAATAGGACCGAGGAGCGTTTACGATGAAGCCAAGAGGTTCTCGGAAGCCTTAACTATGGCTTACCACAGGGAACACGGGATAGACGTGAGAATCGCAAGGATATTCAACACCTATGGACCCAGGATGAGAATGAATGACGGGAGGGTAGTTCCAAACTTCATTACCCAGGCTCTTATGGGAAAACCCCTGACTGTCTATGGAGATGGCTCTCAGACCAGAAGTTTCTGTTACATAGATGACTTGGTTGAAGGAATATACAGACTCGCCACCTATAAGGACCTTGCAGGGGAGGTATTCAACCTCGGAAACCCAGAGGAGTATTCCGTCCTTGAGCTTGCAAAACTCGTGATTGAACTAACAGGCAGCGGATCTGAGATAGTTTTCAGAGAAAGACCTGTTGATGACCCGGACAGGAGAAAACCTGATATAACGAAAGCCAGGAGGATTTTAGAGTGGGAGCCAAGAACACCGGTAAGGGAAGGTTTGGTTAAAACAATAGAGTGGTTCCGAGATAAAATTTAG
- a CDS encoding heavy metal translocating P-type ATPase encodes MRRTLKVEGMTCVNCARTIDIALKKREGVKKVDVSFELGRVRIEFDESKISEEEITRVIEQLGYRVVEEQEGGGEMYILLLSGLSALLIMGLMFRPFEGSVYIQLALSTLVQALGGWTFYKGAYNSLRNGVAGMDVLVALGTTGAYLYSLLSLFGIIPGTPFFETNAFLITFVKAGRLIEDRAKRKALKLLKDMLTLQHSEVTVIENGEELKRNVRELRKGELILCRPGDMVPVDGVVIGGKGYVSEAVLTGEPEPILKEPGSRVISGSLLESGMLKIWVEASYEDSYVSKINRMIEEALSEKPKIQKLADRVSHYFVQTVVLISALTFLSWIKLGANFEQAVQFALAVLVISCPCALGIATPLAVAVGISKALTRGILIKRPSTLEVFPKINMVVFDKTGTLTEGRFQVVRYELRSSEALDVVYTMEGYSNHPIAKAIRDFAKKQGARAIELDGCKELLGRGIVCGEYFIGEYEEEALPEDVWKAVALKRNGEILAVFYLKDTLRQEAKLVVGEMKKLGLKTVLLSGDRTKTTKFVAKELGFDSFMAEVKPEEKRRVVASLQEEGFKVAMVGDGVNDAPALAQADLSFAVPHGVDITKQVGDVVLLSGIGKLPESFRLGESVSNKIRQNLAWAFVYNVVGIPVAAGLFYKFGVYLKPELAGLMMALSSVSVVANTLLLWKGSKG; translated from the coding sequence ATGAGACGCACCTTAAAGGTTGAGGGCATGACCTGTGTGAACTGTGCCCGCACCATAGACATAGCTCTAAAAAAGAGGGAGGGCGTGAAGAAGGTTGACGTTTCCTTTGAGCTAGGGAGGGTAAGGATAGAGTTTGATGAGAGCAAAATATCCGAGGAGGAAATTACAAGGGTTATAGAGCAATTAGGATACAGGGTTGTTGAAGAGCAGGAGGGAGGTGGGGAGATGTACATACTCCTCCTGTCTGGGTTATCGGCTCTCTTGATAATGGGGCTTATGTTCCGCCCCTTTGAGGGTTCTGTTTATATTCAGCTGGCTCTATCAACGCTCGTTCAAGCTTTGGGTGGCTGGACATTCTATAAGGGAGCCTACAATTCCCTGAGAAACGGTGTGGCTGGAATGGATGTGCTTGTGGCTCTTGGAACCACTGGTGCGTACCTTTACAGCTTACTTTCACTCTTTGGTATTATCCCAGGGACTCCTTTCTTTGAGACCAACGCCTTCCTCATAACCTTTGTAAAGGCTGGAAGGCTTATTGAGGATAGGGCTAAACGAAAGGCTCTAAAGTTACTTAAGGATATGCTTACGCTTCAACATTCTGAGGTAACGGTTATTGAGAATGGAGAAGAGTTAAAGCGGAACGTTCGTGAGCTCAGGAAGGGTGAGCTTATCCTCTGCAGACCTGGAGACATGGTACCTGTGGACGGAGTGGTTATCGGTGGGAAGGGTTACGTTTCTGAGGCAGTCCTTACAGGAGAACCTGAGCCCATCCTTAAAGAGCCCGGAAGCAGGGTGATAAGCGGCTCTCTCCTTGAAAGCGGTATGCTTAAAATCTGGGTAGAGGCTTCCTATGAAGACTCTTACGTTTCTAAGATAAACAGGATGATTGAAGAGGCTCTCTCCGAAAAACCTAAGATTCAAAAACTCGCTGACCGTGTGTCCCATTACTTTGTCCAGACTGTGGTGTTGATCTCCGCGCTGACCTTCCTCTCCTGGATAAAACTGGGTGCAAACTTTGAGCAGGCTGTTCAATTTGCTCTTGCGGTACTGGTTATTTCTTGTCCATGTGCCCTGGGAATAGCAACCCCCCTCGCTGTCGCTGTTGGAATTTCAAAGGCTCTAACCAGGGGTATTCTTATAAAGAGACCCTCTACCTTGGAAGTCTTTCCGAAGATAAACATGGTGGTCTTTGATAAGACAGGGACACTTACGGAAGGTAGGTTTCAGGTTGTCAGGTATGAGCTGCGTTCCTCTGAAGCTCTTGACGTAGTTTATACGATGGAAGGATACTCAAACCACCCGATAGCTAAAGCTATAAGGGATTTTGCCAAAAAGCAAGGGGCGAGGGCTATTGAACTTGACGGGTGTAAAGAGCTCCTGGGAAGAGGCATAGTTTGCGGGGAGTATTTCATAGGAGAGTATGAAGAGGAAGCTCTCCCTGAGGACGTGTGGAAGGCTGTTGCTCTGAAGAGGAACGGTGAAATCCTTGCGGTCTTCTATTTAAAGGACACCCTCAGACAGGAGGCAAAACTCGTTGTTGGTGAGATGAAAAAGCTTGGGCTTAAGACGGTTTTACTGTCAGGAGATAGGACAAAAACTACCAAGTTTGTCGCAAAGGAGCTTGGCTTTGACAGCTTTATGGCTGAGGTGAAACCGGAGGAGAAGAGGAGGGTAGTGGCAAGTTTGCAGGAAGAGGGATTTAAGGTAGCTATGGTGGGGGATGGTGTTAACGATGCTCCCGCCCTGGCTCAGGCAGACCTTTCCTTTGCAGTTCCTCACGGTGTTGATATCACCAAACAGGTTGGTGACGTGGTTCTCCTATCAGGAATAGGAAAACTTCCGGAATCCTTTAGGCTTGGTGAGTCTGTGAGCAACAAGATTAGGCAGAACCTCGCCTGGGCTTTCGTTTACAACGTTGTCGGTATCCCCGTGGCAGCAGGGCTGTTCTATAAGTTTGGTGTGTATCTAAAACCTGAACTTGCTGGACTTATGATGGCTCTTTCTTCGGTAAGTGTTGTAGCAAATACTTTACTACTGTGGAAAGGTTCTAAAGGTTAA
- a CDS encoding PSP1 domain-containing protein produces MNYIKVRSFDTNKVGVLEGCDEELSRGEVVVIESDEKGEDVVRVLGVSKEDSPTGVRYKFVRKVTPQDMEIFSRNEEESSKAFKTCKEKIKEQGLEMHLLKAYIPLSSRKIFFYYTSEERVDFRNLVRELAKVFKKRIEMRQVGVRDAVQILGWVGLCGEVPCCMKFMDKFDSISLKDIEEQNLPLSPSKFTGPCGRLICCMSFEKDNYLVKHLLPEKGSQLCIDNKVAKLIEVDPMRGLVILSFEDKTKEIPLSEILPKDYEKVIKSCQACGGCCRRVSEDSANYEFIAHN; encoded by the coding sequence ATGAATTACATAAAGGTTAGGAGTTTTGACACCAACAAGGTTGGTGTTCTGGAGGGTTGTGACGAGGAACTGTCAAGAGGTGAGGTTGTCGTAATTGAGTCGGATGAAAAGGGAGAGGACGTTGTTCGCGTTTTGGGAGTTTCTAAAGAGGATAGCCCTACGGGTGTGAGGTATAAATTCGTTAGAAAAGTAACACCTCAAGATATGGAAATCTTTAGCAGGAATGAGGAGGAGAGCAGCAAAGCTTTTAAAACCTGCAAAGAGAAAATTAAAGAGCAGGGACTTGAAATGCATCTATTAAAGGCTTATATACCACTCAGCTCAAGAAAGATATTCTTTTACTATACTTCTGAGGAAAGGGTTGATTTCAGGAATCTTGTCAGAGAGCTTGCTAAGGTTTTCAAGAAACGTATAGAGATGAGACAGGTCGGTGTTAGGGATGCGGTTCAGATTTTGGGGTGGGTAGGTCTGTGTGGAGAGGTACCCTGTTGCATGAAATTTATGGACAAGTTTGACTCTATATCTCTTAAAGATATAGAAGAGCAGAACCTCCCCCTTTCACCTTCAAAATTTACAGGACCCTGCGGGAGGCTAATATGTTGCATGTCCTTTGAAAAGGACAACTATCTTGTGAAGCACTTACTCCCTGAAAAAGGCTCTCAGCTATGCATAGATAACAAGGTAGCAAAGCTGATTGAGGTTGACCCTATGAGGGGCTTGGTCATTCTGAGCTTTGAAGATAAGACAAAAGAAATACCTTTAAGCGAAATTCTTCCCAAAGATTACGAGAAAGTTATCAAAAGCTGCCAAGCCTGTGGTGGTTGTTGTAGAAGGGTGAGCGAGGATAGCGCCAACTATGAATTTATTGCGCACAATTGA
- a CDS encoding radical SAM protein — MNLLRTIESKHNRLFIFQLQDGSTIEAVHYRGDTLCISTQVGCHVRCGFCASGKHGLLRNLRREEILSQYYVVSSFLPIRRIAVAGIGEPLANWGEVKAAFYEFKEKGLKVSFYTTGFPLENLRELLFMQHNGVSVSLHSLDRNKRKALMPYGGDLNRLVKFLKEELPLLPKGRKKKLSLAYLLIKDVNDSEGELIKLAQLAKELGVGVALLYYNSVSDYPQMSPEEYERAFLLLRSLGVKVTLSNRFRKDKIGGCGTLTVGKTADYT, encoded by the coding sequence ATGAATTTATTGCGCACAATTGAAAGTAAACATAACAGGTTATTTATATTTCAACTTCAGGACGGTTCTACGATAGAAGCTGTTCACTACAGAGGGGATACTCTATGTATATCAACCCAGGTCGGTTGTCATGTTAGATGTGGTTTCTGTGCTTCTGGAAAACACGGTCTTCTGAGGAACCTGAGGAGAGAAGAGATCCTCTCCCAGTACTATGTGGTAAGCTCCTTCCTTCCCATAAGGCGTATAGCTGTTGCCGGAATAGGGGAACCTCTTGCCAACTGGGGCGAGGTCAAGGCAGCCTTTTATGAGTTTAAGGAGAAGGGGCTTAAGGTCTCCTTTTACACAACAGGATTTCCGTTAGAGAACTTAAGGGAATTACTCTTTATGCAGCATAACGGTGTAAGCGTATCCCTTCACTCCCTTGATAGAAACAAGAGGAAAGCTCTTATGCCTTACGGGGGCGATCTGAACCGTCTTGTCAAGTTTTTGAAGGAGGAACTACCTCTGCTACCAAAGGGCAGGAAGAAAAAACTGAGTCTGGCATACCTGCTCATAAAGGATGTCAATGATTCAGAGGGTGAACTTATTAAACTTGCACAGCTGGCTAAGGAGCTGGGTGTTGGTGTTGCCCTCCTATACTACAACAGCGTCTCTGATTATCCTCAGATGTCTCCTGAGGAATACGAGAGAGCCTTTCTGTTGCTACGTTCTCTGGGGGTGAAAGTTACCCTATCAAATAGATTCAGAAAAGATAAAATAGGAGGGTGTGGGACATTAACGGTGGGGAAAACTGCCGATTATACATAA
- the serA gene encoding phosphoglycerate dehydrogenase: MHKVLITDPIAPKGIELLQREPDIEVYNEPEISYEELLEIVGDYDCIITRSRTPVTKELLDRAGRLKVVGRAGVGVDNVDIEEATRRGILVVNTPGANTIGATELTMMHMLTILRNGHRAHESLLEHRWDRKKFMGTELYGKTLGIIGLGNIGSQVAIRAKAFGMTVLAYDPYIPREKADKLGVKLMDNLHDMLREIDVLTIHAPLTHETRNMISDAEFDLMREGVYIVNCARGGIVNEEALLKNLENGKVRGVALDVFSKEPPAPEFIDRLKKFENVSLSPHIGANTYESQENVAVIVAQQVIKALKGQTVEYVVNAPFPDLSVLTLIKPHLDLAERMGKFMVQWAEEGIREVHIEVRGDISEHFHPISAAVLKGILEEVVDFPVNIINATYVAKDRGIKVEELYSEEAPDFKHYIKVVVRSNGTEKLVAGTVLEGQLLRIVQIDRYRVDIEPEGILLVFENKDVPGVIGKIGSVLGSAGVNIAGFRLGREKKGGIALGILNLDDRVPEHVIEDLVSIPEILFVKQVVM; this comes from the coding sequence TTGCATAAGGTGCTTATCACTGACCCAATAGCTCCAAAAGGTATAGAGCTCCTTCAGAGGGAACCGGATATTGAGGTTTACAACGAGCCGGAGATATCTTACGAAGAGCTCCTTGAAATAGTCGGAGACTACGACTGCATAATCACACGCTCAAGGACACCTGTTACCAAGGAGCTCCTTGACAGGGCAGGACGTTTAAAGGTGGTTGGAAGAGCGGGAGTTGGTGTTGACAATGTTGATATAGAGGAAGCCACCAGGAGGGGTATCCTTGTGGTGAACACCCCTGGGGCTAACACCATCGGCGCAACTGAACTCACCATGATGCACATGCTGACGATACTCAGAAATGGACACAGAGCTCATGAATCCCTCCTTGAACACAGATGGGATAGGAAAAAGTTTATGGGGACGGAACTATACGGTAAAACCTTAGGTATTATAGGTCTCGGTAACATAGGCTCTCAAGTTGCTATAAGGGCGAAGGCTTTTGGTATGACCGTTCTTGCTTATGATCCTTACATACCCCGCGAGAAGGCTGACAAACTCGGTGTGAAGCTCATGGATAACCTCCACGACATGCTCAGAGAGATAGATGTCCTTACGATTCATGCTCCGCTTACCCATGAAACTAGGAACATGATAAGTGATGCTGAATTTGACCTCATGAGAGAGGGTGTATACATAGTTAACTGTGCGAGGGGCGGTATAGTAAACGAAGAAGCTCTCCTAAAAAACCTTGAGAACGGGAAGGTAAGAGGGGTAGCCTTAGACGTTTTTTCAAAGGAACCCCCTGCACCAGAGTTTATAGACCGTCTTAAGAAATTTGAAAATGTTTCGCTTTCACCTCATATAGGTGCAAACACTTATGAATCTCAGGAAAACGTTGCGGTGATAGTTGCTCAGCAGGTTATAAAGGCTTTAAAGGGTCAGACCGTTGAGTACGTTGTAAACGCTCCCTTCCCAGACCTTTCCGTACTGACCCTTATAAAACCACACCTGGACCTCGCTGAGAGGATGGGAAAGTTTATGGTTCAATGGGCTGAGGAAGGTATAAGGGAAGTCCATATAGAGGTTAGAGGAGATATATCCGAGCATTTTCACCCTATCTCGGCAGCCGTCCTTAAAGGTATCCTTGAAGAGGTGGTTGATTTTCCTGTAAACATAATAAACGCCACCTACGTGGCTAAGGACAGGGGTATAAAGGTTGAAGAGCTCTACTCGGAGGAAGCCCCTGACTTTAAACACTATATAAAGGTGGTCGTGCGTTCAAACGGGACTGAGAAGCTTGTTGCCGGAACAGTTCTTGAAGGGCAACTGCTAAGGATAGTTCAGATAGACAGATACAGGGTTGATATAGAACCGGAAGGAATCCTCCTGGTTTTTGAGAATAAGGATGTACCCGGTGTTATAGGAAAGATAGGTTCGGTCCTTGGGAGTGCTGGTGTAAACATAGCCGGTTTCAGGCTTGGAAGAGAGAAGAAGGGCGGGATAGCCCTTGGAATACTCAACCTTGACGACAGGGTGCCTGAACATGTGATTGAAGACCTTGTAAGTATACCTGAGATACTTTTCGTTAAACAAGTAGTCATGTAA
- a CDS encoding gluconeogenesis factor YvcK family protein: MKAVAIGGGTGLSTLLKGLKREVGETIDELSAIVTVADSGGSTGRLRKIYNIPAPGDIRNCIVALSESEDIMQSLFQYRFRGDGLGGHAFGNLFLTALTDITGSFLEAVKLTSQILRTKGNIIPSTIEDVHLVARFSDGTVVEGEEEITEYGKKGVAKIEEIWIEPESAKAPIEAIAAIEKANIILFGPGSLYTSIIPNLLIKDIRKAVNRSPALKVLIVNAMTQPGETDEFTAYDHMKTFLKFTGLKGIDAVIVNTKMPSGDILKRYLEQGQEPVTPDIAKIAREGVKVFAEDLIGDKDNFVRHDPDRLTDLIVKIVRNEVFSEL; this comes from the coding sequence ATGAAAGCGGTTGCTATTGGTGGGGGAACGGGACTATCAACCCTTCTCAAGGGGTTAAAGAGAGAAGTTGGAGAGACGATTGATGAACTGAGCGCTATAGTGACTGTCGCTGACAGCGGTGGGAGTACGGGGCGACTCAGAAAGATATACAACATACCTGCTCCCGGTGACATAAGGAACTGTATAGTGGCTCTCTCAGAGAGTGAGGATATAATGCAGAGTCTCTTCCAATACAGGTTCAGGGGTGACGGTCTTGGGGGACATGCCTTTGGAAACCTTTTTTTGACAGCCCTCACGGACATTACAGGTAGTTTCTTGGAAGCTGTGAAACTAACCTCCCAGATATTAAGAACAAAGGGTAACATAATACCTTCAACTATTGAGGATGTTCATCTGGTTGCCCGTTTTAGTGATGGGACAGTCGTTGAGGGAGAGGAAGAGATAACCGAGTACGGGAAAAAGGGAGTTGCAAAGATAGAGGAAATATGGATAGAACCTGAGAGTGCTAAAGCACCAATAGAAGCTATAGCGGCTATTGAAAAAGCCAACATTATACTCTTTGGACCTGGTAGCTTGTACACTAGTATAATCCCCAACCTCCTAATCAAGGATATAAGGAAAGCTGTTAATAGAAGTCCAGCTTTAAAAGTTCTGATTGTCAACGCTATGACCCAGCCGGGAGAGACGGACGAGTTCACAGCCTACGACCACATGAAAACTTTTCTTAAATTTACAGGTTTAAAGGGTATAGATGCCGTTATAGTGAACACAAAGATGCCTTCCGGCGACATCCTCAAAAGGTATCTGGAGCAGGGTCAGGAGCCTGTCACACCGGATATAGCCAAGATAGCCAGAGAAGGTGTGAAGGTATTCGCTGAAGATTTGATAGGGGATAAGGATAATTTTGTTAGGCACGATCCCGATAGACTTACAGACCTTATCGTTAAAATTGTTCGTAATGAGGTATTTTCTGAGCTTTGA
- a CDS encoding NTPase, translating into MKIFITGEPGVGKTTLIKKIVQRLGDKALGFWTQEVRDRKTRRRIGFKVVTTEGKEALFASKNFTSKHLVGSYGVNVKRFEEVVLPILKRALKERDKVIVIDEVGKMELFSKEFRELVSSIARDPKSKILATLPIRDVHPLVRELRKLQGAVLIELTRSNREGMEEEVMKLLT; encoded by the coding sequence ATGAAGATATTTATCACAGGAGAACCCGGTGTAGGGAAAACCACGCTGATTAAGAAGATAGTTCAAAGGCTTGGAGATAAAGCTTTGGGTTTTTGGACACAGGAAGTTAGGGATAGAAAAACTCGCAGGAGGATTGGGTTCAAGGTTGTGACCACGGAAGGCAAAGAAGCCCTCTTCGCAAGTAAAAATTTCACATCAAAGCATCTTGTTGGTTCCTACGGTGTTAATGTGAAAAGGTTTGAAGAGGTTGTGCTCCCTATTCTGAAGAGAGCGTTAAAGGAAAGGGATAAAGTGATAGTTATAGATGAAGTTGGAAAGATGGAGCTCTTTTCAAAGGAATTCAGGGAGCTTGTAAGTAGTATAGCCAGAGACCCAAAGTCAAAAATTCTGGCAACCCTGCCCATAAGGGACGTGCATCCACTTGTAAGGGAATTGAGGAAACTTCAGGGCGCCGTTTTGATAGAACTTACCCGCAGCAACAGAGAGGGTATGGAAGAGGAGGTTATGAAACTTTTAACATGA
- a CDS encoding DNA polymerase III subunit has protein sequence MHLKDQSKVKGFLEKLYREGKLPGGFLFYGPPGVGKTTAALDFAKGVLCLKGEAWGCNECVSCIHYGRVVQDIVSGNWESISVYEDSNGKRVFKYLSGEHPDFVYLPPLGGSIKIDQVRALREFAYMRPALSHRKVIIVDDAHTMTTEAGNAILKILEEPPADTLFILISNGKEQVLPTIVSRTYQIEFFPLEEEAFYELLGREDRDLYQSSGGSYTVAKIIEEKGELIKLLSEFLSLRPDKVYEVAIKLDKREVEDKELFLDLLEDKLRETFLKEGLSYDRFDMLVKRISEVRAGLGRGLRFSLGLLSLYALWR, from the coding sequence ATGCACCTAAAGGACCAGAGCAAGGTTAAGGGGTTTCTTGAGAAACTCTACAGGGAGGGTAAGCTTCCGGGAGGTTTTCTCTTTTACGGACCTCCAGGTGTGGGAAAGACAACCGCAGCCTTGGACTTTGCTAAGGGGGTTCTCTGTTTAAAAGGGGAGGCTTGGGGGTGTAATGAGTGTGTGTCTTGTATCCATTACGGACGGGTAGTTCAGGATATAGTCTCCGGCAACTGGGAAAGCATATCCGTTTATGAGGATAGCAACGGTAAGAGGGTCTTTAAGTACCTGTCTGGAGAGCATCCTGATTTCGTTTATCTACCTCCTCTGGGTGGGAGTATAAAGATAGACCAGGTTAGAGCTTTGAGGGAGTTCGCTTACATGCGACCGGCTCTTTCCCACAGGAAGGTAATCATAGTGGACGATGCCCACACGATGACCACTGAAGCTGGGAACGCGATCCTGAAAATCCTTGAGGAACCTCCTGCAGACACGCTTTTCATCCTGATATCTAACGGGAAGGAGCAAGTACTCCCTACGATAGTCTCAAGAACTTACCAGATTGAATTTTTCCCTCTGGAAGAGGAAGCCTTTTATGAACTCTTAGGAAGGGAAGACAGGGACCTTTATCAAAGTTCTGGTGGTAGTTATACCGTTGCCAAAATTATAGAAGAGAAGGGAGAGCTTATAAAACTTCTGAGCGAATTTCTCTCACTCCGTCCTGATAAGGTTTATGAGGTTGCCATAAAGCTTGATAAGAGGGAGGTTGAAGACAAGGAACTGTTCCTTGACCTTCTGGAAGATAAATTGAGGGAGACTTTTTTAAAAGAAGGATTAAGTTATGATAGATTTGATATGCTCGTTAAGAGAATTTCCGAGGTCAGAGCGGGACTCGGAAGAGGCTTAAGATTTAGCCTTGGGCTCCTTTCCCTTTACGCATTATGGAGGTAA
- the coaE gene encoding dephospho-CoA kinase (Dephospho-CoA kinase (CoaE) performs the final step in coenzyme A biosynthesis.), giving the protein MKKVALTGNIGCGKSTVAGMFRELGAFTVDADQVIRSFYRKGSPVYQEVLEEFGEEILSENGDIDRRKLADIVFKDREKLEKLEKITHRALYQELERLYSQLKEDTIVVVEASLLIEKGTYKNYDRTVVVYAPYEVCKERALRKGFTEEDFERRWRNQMDIEEKVKYADYVIDNSNGLEKTLRQVKELFERIKEDP; this is encoded by the coding sequence ATGAAAAAGGTTGCACTTACGGGCAACATTGGGTGTGGAAAGTCAACGGTAGCCGGTATGTTCCGGGAGCTTGGAGCTTTTACTGTTGATGCAGACCAGGTCATACGTTCCTTTTACAGAAAAGGAAGCCCTGTCTATCAGGAGGTTCTTGAGGAGTTTGGGGAGGAAATACTCTCTGAGAACGGAGATATAGACAGAAGGAAACTTGCAGATATTGTTTTCAAGGACAGGGAAAAGCTTGAGAAGCTTGAGAAGATAACCCACAGAGCCCTTTATCAGGAATTGGAGAGGCTCTATTCCCAGTTGAAAGAGGACACTATAGTTGTGGTGGAGGCGAGTCTTCTTATTGAGAAAGGAACTTACAAGAATTATGACAGAACGGTTGTAGTATACGCCCCTTATGAGGTTTGTAAGGAGAGGGCTCTGAGAAAAGGCTTTACTGAAGAAGATTTTGAAAGAAGGTGGAGGAACCAGATGGACATAGAGGAGAAGGTGAAGTATGCGGACTATGTAATAGACAACTCTAACGGACTTGAGAAGACCCTAAGGCAGGTTAAAGAACTCTTTGAAAGGATAAAGGAGGACCCATGA